From one Rutidosis leptorrhynchoides isolate AG116_Rl617_1_P2 unplaced genomic scaffold, CSIRO_AGI_Rlap_v1 contig274, whole genome shotgun sequence genomic stretch:
- the LOC139882471 gene encoding uncharacterized protein At1g01500-like, whose translation MDHYQYHQDEDLSNSASFQLMKNTSINNFSSWLEIRLFYVRIAPCALSSVPDHLTLCHMRREMGVSLEINGARVPTSELASVTLRRDRLNKESSEVTYVSTDSVRVSGGVEFEVLADNEEMVLCGSLERIEGTACWGNDNGGGGGSGDNKTGWSMDCFVAAGSARFGQSSIEIYVAGCCGTVPVILTKTIQASSRRKASRQTVLDAIPEDEEVWKDHKSDQNGLIRQRKLQDTESEVEGYDVDGKFGNRYYSEEAYYGEDGQLSWFNAGVRVGVGIGLGMCLGVGIGVGLLMRSYQTTTRNLRRRFL comes from the exons ATGGATCACTACCAGTACCACCAAGACGAGGATTTATCTAATTCGGCTTCTTTCCAGCTAATGAAGAACACTTCGATCAACAATTTCTCTTCCTGGCTTGAAATCAGGCTTTTCTATGTCAGAATTGCGCCGTGTGCTCTCTCCTCCGTCCCCGACCACCTCACTCTCTGCCACATGCGGCGGGAAATGGGCGTCTCCCTCGAAATCAACGGTGCGCGCGTCCCGACGTCAGAATTGGCTTCGGTCACACTCCGCCGTGATCGGCTGAACAAGGAATCGTCGGAGGTTACGTATGTGAGCACAGACAGCGTACGGGTCAGCGGAGGAGTTGAGTTCGAGGTGCTGGCCGATAATGAGGAGATGGTGCTCTGTGGTTCGTTAGAGAGAATAGAGGGCACGGCTTGTTGGGGTAATGATAACGGTGGTGGCGGAGGCAGCGGAGATAATAAGACGGGGTGGAGTATGGATTGTTTTGTGGCTGCCGGATCAGCCAGGTTTGGGCAGTCCTCGATCGAGATTTATGTTGCTGGTTGTTGTGGGACAGTTCCAGTGATATTGACAAAGACAATTCAGGCAAGTTCCAGAAGGAAGGCTTCGAGGCAAACGGTATTGGATGCGATCCCAGAAGATGAGGAGGTCTGGAAGGATCATAAGAGTGACCAGAATGGATTAATTCGTCAAAGGAAGCTTCAG GATACCGAATCAGAAGTTGAGGGTTATGATGTGGATGGTAAGTTTGGAAACAGGTACTATTCTGAGGAGGCATACTATGGTGAGGACGGCCAACTGTCATGGTTTAATGCTGGTGTCAGGGTTGGTGTTGGAATTGGCCTTGGAATGTGCCTTGGAGTTGGGATTGGGGTCGGCCTTCTCATGCGCTCATATCAAACTACTACGAGGAATCTTCGGAGAAGGTTTCTATGA